The sequence GGCGCACCCAATGGGTGTTTTGTCTTCACTGACTTCTGCTTTGGTGGCTTTCAACCCTTCGTCCGTAAATGTGGATAGCGAAGAAGATATGTATAAGGCCATTGTAAAAATTCTTGGGAAATTCCCAGTTTTAACGGCTTGGACTTATAGAAAGCGAATGGGACTTCCGCTAGATTACGGTGGAGATTCTTTAGGTTATGTAGACAACTTCCTTAAAATGATGTTTAAGAAACCTAGTGGAGAGTATACTACCAACCAAACTGTATTAGAAGCCTTAGATAAATTATTAATTCTTCACGCAGATCACGAGCAGAATTGTTCCACTTCAACAGTGCGTATTGTTGGATCTTCTCATGCAGGTTTGTTTATTTCTATTTCAGCTGGAATTGCAGCTTTATGGGGTCCTCTTCACGGAGGAGCTAATCAAGCGGTAATTGAAATGCTGGAAGCTATTAAAGAAGATGGTGGTGACACCAAAAAATTTATGGCAAAAGCGAAAGACAAAAATGATCCTTTCCGTTTGATGGGGTTTGGACATAGAGTTTATAAAAACTTTGACCCACGTGCAAAAATTATCAAAAAAGCAGCAGATGATCTTTTAGATAATTTAGGAATAGACGATGAAATTCTGGATATTGCAAAAGCGTTAGAAAAAGAAGCTTTGGAAGATCAATATTTTGTAGAAAGAAAACTATATCCAAACGTAGATTTCTACTCAGGAATTATTTACAGAGCGTTAGGAATTCCTGTTGAAATGTTCACTCCAATGTTCGCCCTC comes from Aequorivita sublithincola DSM 14238 and encodes:
- a CDS encoding citrate synthase, coding for MAKMATLEIDGKKYEFPVVEGTENELGIDIKSLRSDTNGVVTLDPGYKNTGACESAITFLDGEKGVLRYRGYAIEELAEKAHFLEVCYLLIFGELPTKVELDKFHTDIKAQSHVDEDVKRILDGFPKAAHPMGVLSSLTSALVAFNPSSVNVDSEEDMYKAIVKILGKFPVLTAWTYRKRMGLPLDYGGDSLGYVDNFLKMMFKKPSGEYTTNQTVLEALDKLLILHADHEQNCSTSTVRIVGSSHAGLFISISAGIAALWGPLHGGANQAVIEMLEAIKEDGGDTKKFMAKAKDKNDPFRLMGFGHRVYKNFDPRAKIIKKAADDLLDNLGIDDEILDIAKALEKEALEDQYFVERKLYPNVDFYSGIIYRALGIPVEMFTPMFALGRLPGWIAQWREMRLNKEPIGRPRQIYVGETLRDFVPVEKR